From Harpia harpyja isolate bHarHar1 chromosome 21, bHarHar1 primary haplotype, whole genome shotgun sequence, one genomic window encodes:
- the RPUSD1 gene encoding RNA pseudouridylate synthase domain-containing protein 1 isoform X2 produces the protein MWYETLTLQSQLKYRFPELADPDTYYGFRFCHQLDFSTSGALCVALNKAAAGSAYKCFKDRLVTKAYLALVRGHVSQSRMTIRYAIGKNTTEGMTHMMCIDGTEGCENPKPCQSELIVLEHGSYSGDPVTKVLLQPLTGRTHQLRVHCSAIGHPIVGDFTYSHKKDSSPYRMMLHAYYLRIPTGKELIEVCAPDPFVTAMDSNWVPHHVTHRLDETIQELKDKVMRNGEEEEESQEAVLGGGGDEAPSEAKSVETEEQRARCEQWLAEWALE, from the exons ATGTGGTACGAGACGCTGACCCTGCAGAGCCAGCTCAAGTACCGCTTCCCCGAGCTGGCCGACCCCGACACCTACTACGGCTTCAG GTTCTGCCACCAGCTCGACTTCTCCACCAGCGGGGCCCTGTGCGTCGCGCTCAACAAAGCGGCGGCGGGAAGCGCCTACAAGTGTTTTAAAGACCGGCTGGTGACCAAAGCCTATCTCGCCCTG GTCAGGGGCCACGTCAGCCAGAGCCGAATGACGATCCGCTACGCCATAGGGAAGAACACCACCGAGGGCATGACCCACATGATGTGCATCGACGGGACGGAGG GCTGTGAAAATCCCAAGCCTTGCCAGTCGGAGCTGATCGTGCTGGAGCACGGGTCCTACAGCGGAGACCCCGTAACCAAAGTGCTGCTGCAGCCGCTGACAG GGCGGACTCATCAGCTCCGGGTTCACTGCAGCGCCATCGGCCACCCCATCGTGGGGGACTTCACCTACAGCCACAAGAAGGACAGCAGTCCCTACAGGATGATGCTCCACGCGTACTACCTGCGCATCCCCACCGGCAAGGAGCTTATCGAGGTCTGCGCGCCCGATCCCTTCGTCACCGCAATGGACAGCAACTGGGTGCCCCACCACGTCACTCACCGGCTGGATGAGACCATCCAAGAGCTGAAGGACAAGGTGATGCGGAacggggaagaggaggaggagagccagGAAGCCGTGCTTGGTGGCGGAGGAGATGAGGCACCGAGCGAAGCCAAGAGCGTGGAGACAGAGGAGCAGCGAGCCCGGTGCGAGCAGTGGTTGGCCGAGTGGGCTTTGGAGTGA
- the RPUSD1 gene encoding RNA pseudouridylate synthase domain-containing protein 1 isoform X1 has product MEPGTIDNLSILYQSSDFIVVNKHWDIRIDSKMWYETLTLQSQLKYRFPELADPDTYYGFRFCHQLDFSTSGALCVALNKAAAGSAYKCFKDRLVTKAYLALVRGHVSQSRMTIRYAIGKNTTEGMTHMMCIDGTEGCENPKPCQSELIVLEHGSYSGDPVTKVLLQPLTGRTHQLRVHCSAIGHPIVGDFTYSHKKDSSPYRMMLHAYYLRIPTGKELIEVCAPDPFVTAMDSNWVPHHVTHRLDETIQELKDKVMRNGEEEEESQEAVLGGGGDEAPSEAKSVETEEQRARCEQWLAEWALE; this is encoded by the exons ATGGAGCCGGGCACCATCGACAACCTGTCCATCCTGTACCAGAGCTCCGACTTCATCGTGGTCAACAAGCACTGGGACATCCGCATCGACAGCAAGATGTGGTACGAGACGCTGACCCTGCAGAGCCAGCTCAAGTACCGCTTCCCCGAGCTGGCCGACCCCGACACCTACTACGGCTTCAG GTTCTGCCACCAGCTCGACTTCTCCACCAGCGGGGCCCTGTGCGTCGCGCTCAACAAAGCGGCGGCGGGAAGCGCCTACAAGTGTTTTAAAGACCGGCTGGTGACCAAAGCCTATCTCGCCCTG GTCAGGGGCCACGTCAGCCAGAGCCGAATGACGATCCGCTACGCCATAGGGAAGAACACCACCGAGGGCATGACCCACATGATGTGCATCGACGGGACGGAGG GCTGTGAAAATCCCAAGCCTTGCCAGTCGGAGCTGATCGTGCTGGAGCACGGGTCCTACAGCGGAGACCCCGTAACCAAAGTGCTGCTGCAGCCGCTGACAG GGCGGACTCATCAGCTCCGGGTTCACTGCAGCGCCATCGGCCACCCCATCGTGGGGGACTTCACCTACAGCCACAAGAAGGACAGCAGTCCCTACAGGATGATGCTCCACGCGTACTACCTGCGCATCCCCACCGGCAAGGAGCTTATCGAGGTCTGCGCGCCCGATCCCTTCGTCACCGCAATGGACAGCAACTGGGTGCCCCACCACGTCACTCACCGGCTGGATGAGACCATCCAAGAGCTGAAGGACAAGGTGATGCGGAacggggaagaggaggaggagagccagGAAGCCGTGCTTGGTGGCGGAGGAGATGAGGCACCGAGCGAAGCCAAGAGCGTGGAGACAGAGGAGCAGCGAGCCCGGTGCGAGCAGTGGTTGGCCGAGTGGGCTTTGGAGTGA